One genomic window of Arachis stenosperma cultivar V10309 chromosome 10, arast.V10309.gnm1.PFL2, whole genome shotgun sequence includes the following:
- the LOC130956807 gene encoding protein FAR1-RELATED SEQUENCE 12-like, whose protein sequence is MESDSEDSSEFSGQWTDGWSTRSEADECERIGTESGQSEEVNMTSLDTEKTSRVADEAKAQESSPSMVRSDEELNSSNRFMAGVTAKDLALAEFDSVEEAHAREGLRDKKHFERIDRQRAHKPITRTNCNARFVVHLDKGCGGYHNFHFIKKDLYNYIDEVRRSHIVEGDATAAISYLKGKTELDPLAVVQYTYCAENHLGTNHHRQTIIFEFGLLEDEKIPSYKWLLRCFLDVIRQKELMVVVTDRDESMKKAIRSEFPNATHRLCSWHLARNAVSNIKDANFCSAFKHAVYGNFVVEEFENYWAEMVESFGLENNEWIGKTYEKREHWANAYLCDKFCVGVKKQIESVAALIVLHSESYGTIQKFMLRKFRRPRRVYTVLYDSSFENYECSCKLWNSLGVPCSHIFCAMKELEIEVLPTQLVLRRWCKDAKLLVSVGAVPVADPEKAFRIRYGSL, encoded by the exons ATGGAGAGTGATTCGGAAGATAGCTCAGAGTTCTCTGGGCAGTGGACTGACGGATGGAGCACAAGATCGGAGGCTGACGAATGTGAGAGAATAGGGACAGAGTCAGGACAATCAGAGGAAGTCAATATGACATCGTTGGATACCGAGAAAACTAGTAGGGTTGCAGATGAGGCGAAAGCACAGGAATCTAGTCCGTCGATGGTGAGGTCAGATGAAGAACTTAATAGTTCTAATCGCTTCATGGCAGGGGTAACTGCGAAAGATCTGGCGCTTGCTGAATTCGATTCAGTTGAGGAGGCACATGCAAG AGAAGGATTGCGTGATAAGAAACATTTTGAGAGGATTGATAGACAGCGTGCACACAAACCAATTACACGAACCAATTGTAATGCGAGGTTTGTGGTTCATCTAGACAAGGGGTGCG GTGGTTATCACAACTTTCATTTTATAAAGAAGGATCTTTATAACTATATCGATGAGGTTCGACGTTCCCACATTGTGGAGGGTGATGCTACTGCAGCCATTAGCTATCTTAAAGGAAAGACCGAACTTGATCCGCTAGCTGTGGTACAATACACGTATTGTGCTGAGAACCACTTGG GTACTAACCATCATAGACAAACCATTATTTTTGAGTTTgggttgcttgaggatgagaaGATTCCTTCTTATAAGTGGTTGCTAAGGTGTTTCTTGGATGTGATAAGGCAAAAGGAGCTGATGGTTGTGGTTACAGATAGAGATGAATCAATGAAGAAGGCTATCCGGAGCGAGTTTCCTAATGCAACACACCGATTATGCAGTTGGCACCTTGCTCGGAATGCTGTCTCTAACATTAAGGATGCTAATTTTTGTAGTGCATTTAAGCATGCGGTTTATGGAAACTTTGTAGTTGAAGAGTTTGAGAACTATTGGGCGGAGATGGTTGAGAGCTTCGGTTTAGAGAATAATGAATGGATTGGAAAAACCTACGAAAAGAGGGAGCATTGGGCGAATGCTTATCTTTGTGATAAGTTTTGTGTTGGA GTTAAGAAACAAATAGAGTCAGTTGCTGCGTTGATCGTGCTTCATAGTGAGAGTTATGGTACCATTCAAAAGTTCATGCTAAGAAAGTTCCGAAGGCCCCGTCGAGTTTATACTGTGTTGTACGATAgtagttttgaaaattatgagtgCTCGTGCAAATTGTGGAACAGTCTAGGGGTCCCTTGTAGTCATATATTTTGTGCAATGAAAGAGCTTGAGATAGAGGTGCTGCCAACCCAACTAGTGCTTCGTAGGTGGTGTAAAGATGCAAAGTTATTGGTGTCAGTTGGTGCGGTCCCAGTGGCGGATCCCGAGAAGGCATTTCGGATTCGTTATGGGTCCTTGTGA